Proteins encoded in a region of the Panicum hallii strain FIL2 chromosome 3, PHallii_v3.1, whole genome shotgun sequence genome:
- the LOC112887968 gene encoding pseudouridylate synthase 7 homolog isoform X2: MARSSSLSEAEAGISCFASSLPGFRGVLKHRYSDFIVHEVARDGTLVQLTSLDLPTECVDVKEEKAAPSADADHSQALESFRALCGDADCEALRGLLERVAAEGDSDVSPVILSSDADKAHRSEVHNFFKKNFKFFVTDTVEHSDGVQRCIRVRLGSGAGGGRGGGGGGRGRKRKNMGGSDWRDDRPFDSRGSSNWSDHVGKFLRFHLYKENKDTQEALGVIGKMLGLQPRSFGFAGTKDKRAVTSQQVTVFKVQANRLAALNNRLFGIKVGNFCYVKEGLVLGQLMGNRFTITLRGVIAESKDVIKAAADGLGKNGFINYYGLQRFGSGSVPTHLVGAALLRGEWKAAVNLILDPREGERDDINELRKHYKEHGDIDKALRNFPRHLVAERAILQCLKKCPGNYLQALKGIPRTLRMMYVHSYQSYLWNHAASMRVEKYGISQVVEGDLVYNKESLPEESTSVDITETDDGHTNSSEIDLCSEAQPEETIQSVKIVDSGDLLKGMYTFDDVVLPLPGSQAIFPGNAVAEIYHEMAKKDGISLTENAHGVKEFSITSMKGGYRRVFQHPIDFQWELVTYTDESSSLAETDLDVLSRTPKEANELVTSDQSQDKLEKASDTSMPTNGSGSLENKPTGSPDTAPRKLAIKLAFTLPASCYATMAIRELLKTSTSVAYQKTLSC, translated from the exons ATGGCGCGCTCGAGCTCACTCTCCGAGGCCGAGGCGGGCATTTCCTGCTTCGCCTCCTCCCTCCCCGGCTTCCGTGGCGTCCTCAAGCATCGCTACTCCGACTTCATCGTTCACGAGGTCGCCCGCGACGGCACCCTCGTCCAGCTCACCTCGCTCGATCTCCCCACCGAG TGCGTGGATGTGAAAGAGGAGAAGGCGGCGCCCTCGGCCGACGCGGACCACTCGCAGGCCCTCGAGTCGTTCCGCGCGCTCTGCGGCGACGCGGACTGCGAGGCGCTGAGGGGGCTCCTCGAgagggtggcggcggagggcgaTAGTGATGTCTCACCTGTCATTCTCTCGTCTGACGCCGACAAGGCTCACAGATCG GAGGTGCATAACTTTTTTAAGAAGAACTTCAAGTTCTTTGTCACGGACACGGTGGAACACAGTGATGGTGTCCAGAGGTGCATCAGGGTGCGGTTGGGGTCAGGAGCTGGTGGtggaaggggcggcggtggtggcgggagAGGAAGGAAGCGGAAGAACATGGGTGGTTCTGATTGGAGAGATGACCGGCCATTTGATAGTAGAGGGTCGAGTAATTGGTCAGATCATGTCGGGAAGTTCCTGAG GTTTCATCTTTACAAAGAGAATAAGGACACTCAAGAAGCATTAGGAGTAATAGGAAAAATGTTAGGACTTCAG CCACGTTCATTTGGGTTTGCAGGGACAAAGGATAAGCGTGCTGTTACTTCGCAGCAG GTAACTGTTTTCAAGGTGCAAGCCAACAGATTGGCTGCTCTTAATAATCGGCTATTTGGGATTAAAGTTGGAAACTTCTG TTATGTGAAGGAGGGACTTGTTCTTGGTCAACTCATGGGAAATCGATTTACAATTACTCTGAG GGGTGTCATTGCAGAATCCAAAGATGTAATAAAAGCTGCTGCTGATGGCTTAGGAAAGAATGGATTTATCAACTACTATGGTTTGCAG CGTTTTGGAAGTGGTTCAGTTCCAACACACCTTGTTGGTGCTGCTTTGCTCAGAGGAGAGTGGAAGGCTGCTGTAAACTTGATTCTTGATCCAAGGGAAGGAG AGCGTGATGACATAAATGAGCTGCGCAAACATTACAAGGAACATGGTGACATTGACAAGGCACTGAGGAACTTCCCTCGACACCTTGTAGCTGAGAGAGCTATA CTTCAGTGTCTGAAGAAATGCCCTGGTAACTATCTACAGGCACTTAAGGGTATCCCAAGAACATTGAGAATGAT GTATGTACATAGTTACCAAAGTTACCTGTGGAATCATGCTGCCAGCATGAGAGTGGAAAAGTATG GCATTTCACAGGTTGTAGAAGGTGACTTGGTTTATAACAAAGAAAGCCTTCCTGAAGAATCTACTTCTGTAGATATTACAGAAACTGATGATGGGCATACAAATTCATCTGAGATTGATCTATGTTCTGAAGCACAACCAGAGGAAACCATCCAGTCTGTTAAG ATAGTTGATTCTGGAGATTTGTTGAAGGGGATGTACACATTTGATGATGTTGTCCTTCCTTTGCCTGG TTCACAAGCAATATTTCCCGGGAATGCAGTTGCTGAGATATACCATGAAATGGCCAAAAAG GATGGTATTAGCTTGACGGAGAATGCTCACGGTGTCAA GGAGTTCTCAATTACAAGCATGAAAGGAGGTTACCGTCGAGTGTTCCAGCACCCTATTGATTTTCAGTG GGAGCTCGTGACTTACACAGACGAGAGTTCATCTTTAGCAGAAACTGATTTGGATGTTCTGTCCAGAACGCCTAAAGAAGCAAATGAGCTTGTAACTAGCGATCAGTCACAGGATAAGTTGGAGAAGGCTTCAGATACCTCCATGCCAACTAATGGGAGCGGCTCCCTAGAAAATAAGCCTACTGGCAGCCCAGATACAGCACCAAGAAAATTGGCCATAAAATTAGCGTTTACTTTACCAGCATCATGTTATGCTACAATGGCTATCAGGGAGCTTCTGAAAACTTCTACTTCA GTTGCTTATCAGAAAACACTCAGCTGCTAA
- the LOC112887968 gene encoding multisubstrate pseudouridine synthase 7-like isoform X1, translated as MARSSSLSEAEAGISCFASSLPGFRGVLKHRYSDFIVHEVARDGTLVQLTSLDLPTEQCVDVKEEKAAPSADADHSQALESFRALCGDADCEALRGLLERVAAEGDSDVSPVILSSDADKAHRSEVHNFFKKNFKFFVTDTVEHSDGVQRCIRVRLGSGAGGGRGGGGGGRGRKRKNMGGSDWRDDRPFDSRGSSNWSDHVGKFLRFHLYKENKDTQEALGVIGKMLGLQPRSFGFAGTKDKRAVTSQQVTVFKVQANRLAALNNRLFGIKVGNFCYVKEGLVLGQLMGNRFTITLRGVIAESKDVIKAAADGLGKNGFINYYGLQRFGSGSVPTHLVGAALLRGEWKAAVNLILDPREGERDDINELRKHYKEHGDIDKALRNFPRHLVAERAILQCLKKCPGNYLQALKGIPRTLRMMYVHSYQSYLWNHAASMRVEKYGISQVVEGDLVYNKESLPEESTSVDITETDDGHTNSSEIDLCSEAQPEETIQSVKIVDSGDLLKGMYTFDDVVLPLPGSQAIFPGNAVAEIYHEMAKKDGISLTENAHGVKEFSITSMKGGYRRVFQHPIDFQWELVTYTDESSSLAETDLDVLSRTPKEANELVTSDQSQDKLEKASDTSMPTNGSGSLENKPTGSPDTAPRKLAIKLAFTLPASCYATMAIRELLKTSTSVAYQKTLSC; from the exons ATGGCGCGCTCGAGCTCACTCTCCGAGGCCGAGGCGGGCATTTCCTGCTTCGCCTCCTCCCTCCCCGGCTTCCGTGGCGTCCTCAAGCATCGCTACTCCGACTTCATCGTTCACGAGGTCGCCCGCGACGGCACCCTCGTCCAGCTCACCTCGCTCGATCTCCCCACCGAG CAGTGCGTGGATGTGAAAGAGGAGAAGGCGGCGCCCTCGGCCGACGCGGACCACTCGCAGGCCCTCGAGTCGTTCCGCGCGCTCTGCGGCGACGCGGACTGCGAGGCGCTGAGGGGGCTCCTCGAgagggtggcggcggagggcgaTAGTGATGTCTCACCTGTCATTCTCTCGTCTGACGCCGACAAGGCTCACAGATCG GAGGTGCATAACTTTTTTAAGAAGAACTTCAAGTTCTTTGTCACGGACACGGTGGAACACAGTGATGGTGTCCAGAGGTGCATCAGGGTGCGGTTGGGGTCAGGAGCTGGTGGtggaaggggcggcggtggtggcgggagAGGAAGGAAGCGGAAGAACATGGGTGGTTCTGATTGGAGAGATGACCGGCCATTTGATAGTAGAGGGTCGAGTAATTGGTCAGATCATGTCGGGAAGTTCCTGAG GTTTCATCTTTACAAAGAGAATAAGGACACTCAAGAAGCATTAGGAGTAATAGGAAAAATGTTAGGACTTCAG CCACGTTCATTTGGGTTTGCAGGGACAAAGGATAAGCGTGCTGTTACTTCGCAGCAG GTAACTGTTTTCAAGGTGCAAGCCAACAGATTGGCTGCTCTTAATAATCGGCTATTTGGGATTAAAGTTGGAAACTTCTG TTATGTGAAGGAGGGACTTGTTCTTGGTCAACTCATGGGAAATCGATTTACAATTACTCTGAG GGGTGTCATTGCAGAATCCAAAGATGTAATAAAAGCTGCTGCTGATGGCTTAGGAAAGAATGGATTTATCAACTACTATGGTTTGCAG CGTTTTGGAAGTGGTTCAGTTCCAACACACCTTGTTGGTGCTGCTTTGCTCAGAGGAGAGTGGAAGGCTGCTGTAAACTTGATTCTTGATCCAAGGGAAGGAG AGCGTGATGACATAAATGAGCTGCGCAAACATTACAAGGAACATGGTGACATTGACAAGGCACTGAGGAACTTCCCTCGACACCTTGTAGCTGAGAGAGCTATA CTTCAGTGTCTGAAGAAATGCCCTGGTAACTATCTACAGGCACTTAAGGGTATCCCAAGAACATTGAGAATGAT GTATGTACATAGTTACCAAAGTTACCTGTGGAATCATGCTGCCAGCATGAGAGTGGAAAAGTATG GCATTTCACAGGTTGTAGAAGGTGACTTGGTTTATAACAAAGAAAGCCTTCCTGAAGAATCTACTTCTGTAGATATTACAGAAACTGATGATGGGCATACAAATTCATCTGAGATTGATCTATGTTCTGAAGCACAACCAGAGGAAACCATCCAGTCTGTTAAG ATAGTTGATTCTGGAGATTTGTTGAAGGGGATGTACACATTTGATGATGTTGTCCTTCCTTTGCCTGG TTCACAAGCAATATTTCCCGGGAATGCAGTTGCTGAGATATACCATGAAATGGCCAAAAAG GATGGTATTAGCTTGACGGAGAATGCTCACGGTGTCAA GGAGTTCTCAATTACAAGCATGAAAGGAGGTTACCGTCGAGTGTTCCAGCACCCTATTGATTTTCAGTG GGAGCTCGTGACTTACACAGACGAGAGTTCATCTTTAGCAGAAACTGATTTGGATGTTCTGTCCAGAACGCCTAAAGAAGCAAATGAGCTTGTAACTAGCGATCAGTCACAGGATAAGTTGGAGAAGGCTTCAGATACCTCCATGCCAACTAATGGGAGCGGCTCCCTAGAAAATAAGCCTACTGGCAGCCCAGATACAGCACCAAGAAAATTGGCCATAAAATTAGCGTTTACTTTACCAGCATCATGTTATGCTACAATGGCTATCAGGGAGCTTCTGAAAACTTCTACTTCA GTTGCTTATCAGAAAACACTCAGCTGCTAA
- the LOC112887998 gene encoding protein tesmin/TSO1-like CXC 3 yields the protein MEATPISVKPPSPPPAAPPPAALEPRDLPTHAGAATEVEPSSMNQLAVAVTPDPKRQKVEETADGNGCKHCACKKSRCLKLYCPCFAGGGYCSEKCGCQPCFNKDAYAETVQTTRKVLLSRQKRMSLKINRRSEANAEAMEDAHHSSSSTPPKRGCNCKKSSCLKKYCDCYQDGTGCSLFCRCDDCQNPFGKNEGIMAEDSKRYLYTGADLDHSEGEHEFVVERSPRLQSPISKESSFHQTPPHLRASSREAHVFPQAVSHWQALPRSWHCSNKRNNNDRAMDDSANYKNSNNDWQLPKHEDSYSISKCVQILNGMVELSQVEKSVAPDVFLLPGNREIFISLGGDVRALWLKRKIQHLT from the exons ATGGAGGCCACCCCGATCTCCGTgaagccgccgtcgccgccgccggcggcgccacccccAGCGGCTCTGGAGCCCAGGGACTTGCCGACGCATGCCGGGGCGGCGACGGAGGTGGAGCCGAGCAGCATGAACCAGCTCGCAGTTGCAGTCACTCCGGACCCCAAGCG GCAGAAGGTGGAGGAAACCGCGGATGGGAACGGGTGCAAGCATTGCGCCTGTAAGAAGTCCAGATGCTTGAAGCT CTATTGCCCATGTTTTGCTGGAGGTGGTTATTGTTCTGAAAAGTGTGGATGCCAACCATGTTTCAACAAAGATGCATACGCAGAAACAGTTCAGACTACGCGCAAGGTGTTGCTTTCAAGACAGAAGCGTATGTCACTGAAAATTAATAGGAGATCTGAGGCAAATGCTGAAGCCATG GAAGATGCTCACCATTCATCTTCTTCAACTCCACCAAAGCGAGGTTGCAACTGCAAGAAATCAAGTTGCCTAAAGAAATACTGTGATTGCTATCAG GACGGGACTGGTTGCTCCTTGTTTTGCCGCTGTGACGATTGCCAGAATCCTTTTGGGAAAAATG AAGGCATAATGGCTGAAGATAGTAAGCGCTATCTATACACCGGTGCAGACTTGGATCACAGTGAGGGTGAACATGAGTTTGTGGTGGAGCGTTCACCTCGTCTACAATCACCAATCTCAAAGGAGTCTTCTTTCCACCAAACCCCACCTCATCTCAGAGCATCAAGCCGAGAAGCACATGTGTTCCCACAGGCTGTGTCGCATTGGCAGGCACTGCCCCGGTCATGGCATTGTTCCAACAAGAGGAACAACAATGACCGGGCGATGGACGACTCTGCAAACTACAAGAATTCAAACAATGACTGGCAGCTCCCGAAGCACGAAGACAGCTACAGCATATCAAAATGCGTCCAGATCCTAAACGGTATGGTGGAGCTGTCGCAGGTGGAGAAATCGGTCGCCCCCGACGTCTTCCTGCTGCCGGGCAACCGGGAGATATTCATCTCACTCGGTGGCGATGTGCGGGCCCTGTGGCTGAAGCGCAAGATCCAGCACCTGACTTAG
- the LOC112887089 gene encoding signal recognition particle 54 kDa protein 2-like yields MVLAQLGGSIARALARMKDATVVDEKVLADCLNEISRALLQADVRFETVRDVKANIKTIVNLDALAAGTDKRRIVQKAVVGELCRMLDPGKPAFTPSKGKPSVVMFVGLQGSGKTTTCTKYADYYRRKGFNPALVCADTFRAGAFDQLKQNASKAKIPFYGSYIESDPVKIAVEGVDRFRKEKCDLIIVDTSGRHKQEAALFEEMRQVSEATKPNLVIFVMDGSIGQAAFDQAQAFKQSASVGAVIVTKMDGHAKGGGALSAVAATRSPVIFIGTGEHIPDFEVFDVKPFVSRVLGMGDLSGLMDKIQDVMPADELVPKLTEGAFTLRLLYEMFQNLQNMGPLGQLFSMIPGLSAQFIEKGKEKEGQAKIKRYMTIMDSMTQKELDNTNPKLMNESRINRIARGSGRLVKEVVDMLEEHKRIAKMWSKLPINNIRRPNNRDSLKPLVNALPPNMLNQLGGLNGLQNMMKQMGSQKR; encoded by the exons ATGGTGCTCGCGCAGCTGGGCGGGAGCATCGCCCGCGCGCTGGCGCGGATGAAGGACGCGACCGTCGTGGACGAGAAGGTGCTCGCGGACTGCCTCAACGAGATCTCGCGCGCGCTCCTGCAGGCCGACGTCCGCTTCGAGACGGTGCGCGACGTCAAGGCCAACATCAAGACCATCGTCAACCTCGACGCGCTCGCCGCGGGCACCGACAAGCGCCGCATCGTACAGAA ggCCGTCGTCGGTGAGCTATGCAGAATGCTGGATCCAGGGAAGCCGGCCTTCACCCCCAGCAAAGGGAAGCCCAGCGTGGTCATGTTCGTCGGCTTGCAGG GTTCTGGAAAAACCACTACTTGTACAAAATATGCAGATTATTATCGGCGGAAAGGGTTTAATCCAGCACTTGTTTGCGCCGATACATTCCGAGCTGGTGCTTTTGATCAGTTGAAACAGAATGCATCAAAAGCCAAGATACCGTTCTATGGAAG CTACATCGAATCAGATCCTGTGAAAATTGCTGTTGAGGGTGTGGATAGATTCAGGAAAGAAAAGTGTGATCTCATTATTGTTGATACAAGTGGACGCCACAAGCAGGAAGCTGCTCTCTTTGAAGAAATGCGCCAAGTTTCAGAGGCTACG AAACCAAACCTAGTGATATTTGTGATGGATGGTAGTATTGGTCAGGCTGCATTTGATCAGGCACAAGCATTTAAACAGAGTGCTTCTGTTGGTGCTGTTATTGTTACAAAAATGGATGGGCATGCAAAAGGCGGAGGTGCACTTAGCGC GGTTGCAGCTACAAGAAGCCCGGTCATATTTATTGGAACTGGAGAGCATATTCCAGATTTTGAAGTCTTCGATGTGAAGCCATTTGTTAGTCGCGTGTTAG GCATGGGAGACTTGTCTGGCTTGATGGACAAGATCCAAGATGTTATGCCTGCTGATGAACTTGTGCCGAAGCTGACTGAAGGAGCTTTCACTCTCAGACTTCTGTACGAGATGTTCCAGAATCTCCAGAATATGGGTCCTCTTGGGCAG CTCTTTTCTATGATACCTGGTCTTAGTGCCCAGTTTAttgaaaaaggaaaggaaaaggaaggTCAAGCAAAGATTAAGCGGTACATGACTATCATGGATTCCATGACTCAAAAAG AGCTTGACAACACGAACCCAAAGTTGATGAACGAGTCGCGGATCAACCGTATCGCTCGGGGATCTGGCAGACTCGTCAAGGAAGTGGTGGACATGCTGGAGGAGCACAAGCGAATTGCCAAAATGTGGAGCAAATTGCCGATCAACAACATCAGGAGACCTAACAACCGTGACTCATTAAAGCCGTTAGTCAATGCGCTCCCTCCAAATATGCTGAATCAGCTGGGTGGCCTAAATGGGCTGCAGAATATGATGAAACAGATGGGTTCTCAGAAAAGATGA